TCCCTAAAATAGGCTACACTTGTTTTAGACTCGTGAACAGAAAAATTGAAAAATAGGTGTGTATGGAGCGTGAAGCGCTCCATACACACCTATTTTTCGGCAATTCTTTCTTTGGGAGGCTGGCTATGCTTGATGACCTGCGTGAACAAATCGGTGATTCGGTTTTTGATGATGAAGAAGATATAGTAGACTCAGAAGAGCCAAAATCGGTACCAGCGATTTTCCTGGGGATGACGCCGGTGCAGCGTTTTGTTATCGCTGCGATGGTGATGATGATTGTGTGTATTTTGAGTTCATTTTGCCTGTTGGTAACGGAAAGAATTTCTCTACCAGTTTTCTAAGGCCGGAGGCTTGGTAGAAAAAAAGAGTGTTGGCATCATATCGCCAACACTCTTTTTATTTACTCCAGCGCTTGCAGTTGTTACGCGGCCTCGGCCATAAGTAGATCGGCTTCGGCGAAGCGCGCCACGGAGACGACGGTGTCATCGGCCTCGAGATTCATAATTTGCACACCGCGCGTGGCGCGTGTGAATTGCGAAATGGCCGCGGCATTGGTGCGCATCACAATGCCATTCGCCGAGATGAAGGTGAGTTGATCTTCATTGGGCTGCACAACGCGGGCGGCCGCGATCAGGCCGATTATGGAGAGCGCATTTTTGTCGATGGTCAAATTTCCCATCGTTGCGCGCCCTTTGGGAGCGTATTCATCGAGCGAGGTGCGTTTGCCATAACCTTTGGTTGTAACTACCAATAGATCGCCACCCGGCTCAACCACTTCCATGCCGATCACGCGATCTTCACCGCGCAGGTTGATGCCATTTACACCCTGTGCAGGGCGTCCCATGGGGCGCAGTTCGGTTTCGGCGAAACGCAAGGCTTGTCCGTGCGTGGTGATAATAATGAGTTCTTCGTTGCCGTTGGTCAGACGCACCCAGCCGAGTTCGTCGTCGTCGGCCAGGCCCATAGCAATAAGCCCGGATGGTCGTACTGAAGCAAATTCGGAGAGCGCCACGCGTTTGATCTTGCCCAGGCGGGTGACCATGGTGCAGTATTTGGCAACTTCAAAATCGGGCACGGCGACTGCGGCGGTGATGGTTTCGCCAGGGGCAATCGAAAGTACATTGACCATCGAAATCCCTTTGGCGGTACGTCCGGCGTCGGGAATATCGTAGGTTTTTGCCGCATAGACTTTGCCGCGGTCCGAGAAGAATAAGATCGTTTCCAGTGTGCGCGCCGGGAACATCATCACAACTTCATCTTCCTCGCGGGTGGTGTGGCCGATAACGCCGCGCCCGCCGCGTTTTTGTGAGCGGTAGGTGATGGCATCGACGCGTTTGACATAACCGCGTTCGGTGATACTCACCAGCACAGCTTCATCGCCCACCAAATCTTCCATGCTCAGGTCGCCGCTGGCTTCGGGGATGATATTTGTGCGCCGCTCGTCGCGATATTTTTGGCCGATTTCAGCCAGGTCTTCCTTGATGAGCAGCAGCATCTTTTTGGGGTGAGCCAGTAAATCTTCCAGGTGGGCAATGCGTTCCTGTAAGGCTTTGTACTCATCTTCAATTTTCTGGCGTTCCAGCGCAGCCAGACGGCGCAATTGCATATCCAGAATAGCCTGTGCCTGCAATGCGCTGAGTTTGAAGCGAGTGATCAGGCGTTCTTTGGCAGTTTCCACGTCTTTGGATTCCCGAATGGTTTGGATGACCGCGTCCAGATTTGCCAGTGCAATGGTCAGCCCTTCGAGAATGTGCGCGCGGGCTTTGGCTTTATTGAGTTCAAATTGCGTGCGGCGCGTGATCACATCCAGGCGGTGTTCGATATAGATGTGCAGCGTCCGTTTGAGCGGCAACATGCGCGGTTCGCCATTGACGAGGGCCAGCATTTGCACGCCAAACGTGGATTGAAGTGGGGTGTACTTATAAAGCTGATTCAATACCTTGCGCGGGTAGGCGGTGCGTTTTAGCTCGATGACAATGCGCATCCCATTACGGTCGGATTCATCTCGAAGGTCTGAAATTTCGTCGAGTTTGCCTTCGCGGGCCAGGGTGGCAATGCGCTCGATTAGCGTGGTTTTGTTGAGTTGGTAGGGAATTTCCCCAATGATGATGCGGTGTTTACCGCCGTTCATTTCTTCGATAATGGCTTTGCCGCGTAAAATGATGCGGCCGCGCCCTGTGCCATAGGCCTGCCGGATGCCCTCATCCCCGACGATGGTGCCGCCGGTGGGGAAATCGGGGCCAGGCATGATGGTGAGCAAATCTTCAATGGTGACATTATCGAAGTCTTCGTAGTGGTCAATTACGTAGGTAAGGGCTGCAACCAACTCGTTGATATTATGTGGCGGAATATTGGTTGCCATTCCGACCGCAATCCCCGAAGCGCCGTTGAGGAGCATATTGGGCAGGCGCGCGGGCAAAACACTGGGTTCTTGCAACGAGCCATCAAAATTGTCTGTGAAGTCAACCGTATCTTTGTCGATATCGGTGAGCAACTCTTCGGCCAGCTTGCCCATACGGGCTTCGGTATAACGCATGGCTGCGGGGGAGTCGCCATCAATGGAACCAAAGTTGCCTTGGCCATCAACGAGCATATAGCGCAGAGAAAAATCTTGCGCCATACGCGCCATTGAATCATACACAGCCTGGTCGCCATGCGGGTGATATTTACCCAACACTTCACCAACAATACGAGCCGATTTTTTATAAGAGCCTGTAGCGCGGATGCCCATATCGTACATGGCATATAAAATGCGGCGGTGAACGGGCTTCAATCCGTCGCGCGCATCGGGGAGCGCTCTGGCAACGATCACGCTCATGGCGTAATCAAGATAGGCGGAGCGCATTTGTTGGTTAATATCTACAGAACGAATCGTGCCATAATCCATACAGTAAACATCCTTAGAAACTATCCGGCATCAACGAAAAAAACGTGTGCCACCCGAGGGTGGGCACACGCTTAATTATACCGCGACTGCTATTGGATTGCTTTTGTGGTTTAGGCTGAATAGTTTTTATTTGTGAGTAAGATACTTATCGATGGCTTCGGCGGCTTTGCGCCCACCAACCATGGCTGTGACGACCAGATCGGGGCCAGTGGCAGCGTCGCCGCCTGCGAAAACGCCGGGGCGAGATGTTGCGCCAGTTTCGGAATCGATTTTGACCAGACCCCAGTTATAGGTTTCCAGATCGGGGGTGGTTTTGCCAATGATCTCATCAGGCCAGTAACCCAACGCAAGCACCGCAGTATCGGCCTCGATAATGAAGTTCGAGCCTTCAATATTCACGGGGCGGCGGCGGCCTGATTCGTCAGGTTCGCCCAGTTCCATGCGCAAACACTCTACCGCGGCCAGATGCCCATCTTCGCCAGCAATGAATTTGATCGGTTGAGTGAGGAATTGGTAAACCGCGCCTTCCTCTCTTGCCATTGTGCGATCTTTAGCACTGCCGGGCATTTCATTTTCAGTACGGCGATAAATACAGGTAACTTCTTTGCTGCCCATCCGCAGTGCAGAGCGCAGCGCGTCGGAGGCTGTGTCGCCGCCGCCTACTACGATGACTTTTTCGCCAATTTCCAGCGAGTCTTTCAAGTCATCGGGTAGCAATTCTTCTTTCACATTCGCGCGGATGAGAAATTCCGTAGCAAGATAAACCCCCGGTAGGTCGGCGCCTTCGGCTTTGAGCGGGGCATCAATCTGGCTGCCGATGCCAATAAAGACGGCATCGTAGCCTTCTGCGAAGAGTTCGTCAATTGTCTTGTCTTTACCAATAAATGTATTGAAAACGAATTCGACTCCGGCTTTTTTAAAATCTTCGATGCGTTCGAAAACAATCTCTTTTGGAATTTTAAAATTGGGAATGCCATATGTCAGCAATCCGCCAGAAGCTGGTTTGGATTCAAAAATCGTTACGCCATATCCTTGTTGAACCAAATACTCGGCGCATCCCAGCCCGGCGGGTCCGGCGCCGATAACGGCAACTTTTTTCCCGGTAGGCTCACCGGCAGGCAAAACGACGCCCGCATGTTCGCGGGCATATTCCACCGCAAAAGCTTCCAGAATGCCTGTTAGCACGGGGTGGTGATCTTTATTTAATACACACGAACCCTCACAAAGTTGTTCGTGAGGGCATACGCGAGAGCAAATTTCGGGCAGGGCGCTGGTTTTTCGGTAGAGTTCGGCAGCTTTGATAAATTCGCCGTTCTCGATCAACCACATCGCCGAAGGGATGTCGTTATGTGTGGGGCAGGCCACCATACAGGGGGCCGGGTCGGGGCAGTGGATACAGCGCGACGCCTCAATCTGGGCGCGTTCTGCGTCAAATGGAATGACAACGTCATTAAAATCAAGTACGCGGTCTTCGGGTTTTCGTAAACTTAAATGGTAAAAGGGCTTATGCGCACGATCTTTGCGATCAAGCGCCAGAAACTCGCTAGGAATAGCTTGAGTCATAGATCAACCTCCGGGGCATGTGTATGAGCGTTAAGGATAATAACGAGTAAGGAAGTTTGATTTCAGTTCCAGATGTCATTGATTCTTATTCCGGATGTCACTAACCCGTATGACGATTTGCGCAGAGCGATATTGGAGCCTGGAATTAATAGAAATTGTCAGAATTTTTGTCGCATTTCACGAAACTTCTTGACATGGGCAAGAAAGCATATATAATCCCCTAGTCATATTAGTTAGATTAACTAACTATTCTGAGGTGCTGATTGATGTCTTTAACAAAAACCCATGCCATGCAACTGGGGACGCTGATTAAACGTATGCGCTCTTTGCGGCTGATGCGCATACCACCGGAGTGCGAACTCCCCCCCGGGCTGGTGGCCATGCTCGATTGGGTAGCCAACTCCCCGGGGTGTGGTGTGCTTGAACTGGCCGATGGCCTGGGGGTGACACCCCCCACTGTGAGCGTGGGCGTGCGTCGCCTGATGCGCGATGGCTGGCTGGAAAGCAGGCAGCACCCTGAAGATCGGCGCGCAAAGCCCCTCTATATCACGCCGAAAAGTGAGACTTTGTTGGAGCACCTGCGTAGATTCCAAAGCAAAGTTATGCACCTGTTTTTGGCGCAACTATCTGAAGGGGAGCAGGAGACCTTTCTCAGTCTCTTCGATCAGGCGATTAGCGCCATGGAAGAGCGATTACTTGATAATTCATGGAAAGAATCAGAAATCGATTGAACCGTAAATGGCTTTTTATAATTCTTGGTGTGGTTGTGCTGGTCGCGGCGGTTTTTTTTTGGCTGCGTCAGGCTGGCCTTCGCCAGCAAGCAACGCTGTTCGATAGCCTGACGACAGAGCCAATTAGCCGCGGCGAGCTGGTCGCATCTATCGAAGCTGATGGCGTGGTGCGCTCGGAGCAGAGCGCTGAACTCGTCTGGTCGATTGCGGGCGAAGTTGCCGAAGTTCTCCGGCAGGTTGGCGATGAAGTTAAGGTGGGAGATGTGCTGGCCGTTCTGGATGAAACCTCGCTGCCGCAGAATATTATTCTGGCACAGGCCGATTTAATTGCAGCGCAGCAAGCCCTCGACGACCTGCTTAATACGCAAACGCAACAAGCTCAGGCTCTGAAAGTCATCCAGGATGCCGAAGATGCCCTTGAAGATGCACACAATCCTGCAATGGTGCAGGCCCAGGCACAGGCTATAATAGCTGTCGCAGAGCGCCAACTTGAGAGTATCCAATTGCAATATGATATTCTCATGACGCCGCCCTCCCAGAGTAGTATTCAGCAAGTCTATGACAATATTCTCCTGACGCAAGAAATGATTAAAGATTTGGAAGATCAGGTCGCGGATCTGGAAAAAACCTTGCAGCGGGCGGTTTTTCATCCCTTTGAGAGTCTAATAGCCTATAAGCAGGCTTATGCCAGCGCCAGCGCCGAATTGGCGCGCCAGCAAGCGCGCCTGCTAAACTTGCAATATCGTTACGAAGAATTGCATTTACCGCCCGATCTGAGTGATGTGGCGACCGCCGAAGCTGCTCTCGCGGCAGCCCAGGCGCAATTGGCTGACGCTCAGCGCCAGTGGGCACGCGTGAAAGATGGCGCTACACCCGGAGAAATTGCCGTGCTCGAAGCGCAGCTTGCCGACGCACAGCGCGAATATGAGCGCGTGAAAGATGGCCCCACTGCCGATGATATTGCCGCGGCTGAAGCGCGCGTTGCCGCGGCTCAGGCGATTATTGGCAAAAGCCAGTTACGAACGCCCATCGACGGTGTGATCACACAGGTTGAGATTCGGCCCGGCGATCAGGTCAATAATGGCACGCTGGCCTTTCGTATTGACAAACTCGCCCATCTGCTGGTCGATGTGCAGGTCTCCGAGTTGGATATCAACCGCACAGTCATCGGGCAAAGTGTTTTGCTTACCTTCGATGCCATTTTTGCAGCCGAATATCACGGTGTGGTGATGGCGATCTCCCCTGTGGGTAATATTGAGGCTGGTCTGGTAAGTTTTGATGTGACAATTGAAGTGGTTGATCCGGATGCTGCTGTGCGCCCGGGGATGAGCACGACAGCGAAAATTGAAGTCAGCCGGGTAGCCGATGCGCTGCTGGTGCCGAATGCAGCATTGCGCACGCTGGACGGTCAGCGCGTGGTTTATGTGTTTGGGGGCGATACCAGCCTCGAAGATACCGGGAACCTCACCGGCCCAGCCCCGTCGATTCCTGGGGCGCAGCCCGTTCCCATCACAATTGGACAAAGTTCCGGGACGTATAGTGAAATCGTCGCCGGTGATCTCAAAGAAAATGATCTGGTTGTTCTCAATCCCCCCAGTGAATGGTTGTTAAACCCTTAATGATGTAATTGCCCTCACCCCAACCCCTCTCCCACTGGGAGAGGGGCAGACCGTAGCATAGCGAAGGTCAGGGTGAGGGGAGGAGTACAAAATCACAATGAAGCGAATCATAATTATCGTTGTAGTCGTGGCTGTTTTGGTTGGCGGTGTTATTGGTTGGCAAACCTATAGCCGGAATAAACAACAACAAGAACTGCTGGCGAGTTTGGAGACTATGCCGCTCGAAGAAGGCACCCTGGTTGCCTCAATCGGGGCGACAGGGCAGGTGCGCTCGAATCAGAGCGCGCTATTGGCCTGGAAAACATCGGGCACGGTTGATAGTGTGGCTGTGAAAGTCGGCGACGCGGTTACGGTGGATACCGAATTGGCCGCGCTGGAGCAGACTTCGCTCTCGCAGAGTGTAATTCTGGCGCAGGCGGATTTGGTCAGCGCGCAGCGGGCGTTGGATGATTTGATGTATTCTGATGTGCAGCGTTCTCAGGCTTTGCAAGCGGTAGAAGATGCCGAGCAAGCCCTGGAAGATTTGCTCAACCCCGAGTTGCAGCAAGCCCAGGCTTTGCAAGCGATTGCCGACGCCGATCAGGCGGTTGAAAATGCTGAACGTGCCTTGAGCAATGTGCAAAATACGGCCAGCCAGGCCGACATTGACGAGGCCCATGCCGATTTGGTGCTGGTGCAAGACCGGTTGGAAAAAGCCCAGGAAGATTTTGCGCCTTATGCTGGCCGCCCCGAAGATGATTTGGAGCGCGCCAATCGTCAGAGCGCGCTGTCTGCTGCACAGCAAAACTATGATGCCGCGGCGCGGAAATATAACGCGCTATCTAGCATTGGCAGCGAGATTGATATTGCCGAAGCGCAGGCTAATTTGGCGGTTGCCCAAGCGCAGCTAACCGAAGCGCAGCGCGAATATGAGCGGGTAAAAGATGGCCCCACCGCGGCCGATATGGCCTTGCTTGAAGCGCAGTTGGCCGACGCACAACGCGAGTGGGAACGGCTTATAAACGGCCCGCCCGCCGATGATATTGCCGCAGCCGAAGCGCGTGTTGCCGCGGCGCAGGCGACGATTGACATGGCGCATATTGTCGCCCCCTTTGATGGCGTTATAACCCGCGTGGAGAGCAAACTCGGCGATCTGGTTGATCCTGGTACGCTGGCTTTCCGTGTGGATGATTATTCGCGATTATTGGTTGATCTGGATGTCTCCGAAGTGGATATTAACAAGATTGCCGTGGGGCAGCAGGTAACAATGAATTTTGATGCTGTGCTGGCGAAAGAGTATTTCGGCGATGTGGTTGAAGTGGCTCTGGTAGGCACCGAAGTGCAGGGCGTGGTCAATTTTACTGTAACTGTGGAATTGCAAAATATCGATGAAGATATTCGCCCCGGTATGACTTCGGCGGTCAATATCGTTATTCGCCAACTCGAAGAGACCTTGCTGATCCCCAATCGTTCCGTGCGGGTGGTGGAGGGCGAGCGCGTGGTCTATGTACTACGCAATGATGGCAGCATCGATAAAATTGTTATCACACTGGGTTCATCTTCCGATATGTACAGCGAAATTGTTGCCGGTGATCTAAAAGTTGGCGATGAAATTATTATCAATCCGCCGCGCGAACTTACCGAAAGTGGCTCTACTTTTGGAGGGCCTGGTGGCCCTCCAGGGATGCGGCCGCACTAAAGAGGCGAGCATGATGACTAATAATTGGGTAGTTGAAGCCAATCAGGTTACCAAAGTTTATACGATGGGCGATGTCGAAGTACATGCTTTGCGCGGGCTTTCGTTGAAAATTGGGCGCGGCGAAGTCGTCTCGATCATGGGGCCTTCGGGTTCGGGCAAATCGACGCTAATGAATATTCTCGGCTGCTTGGATCGTCCGACGGCTGGCGATTATCATCTGGATAGCGAGAGCGTCGCGCAGTTGGATGACGATCAACTGGCCGACATCCGAAACCGGAAGGTGGGATTTGTTTTTCAGAGTTTTAACCTGCTCCCCAGGGCAACAGCTCTGGCCAATGTGGAACTGCCCCTGCGTTACGCGCGGGATCGCAGCAATCGCCGCCAACGGGCGCGCGAATCCCTCGAGCTGGTAGGTCTCGCCGACCGCATCACTCACCGCCCCAACGAACTCTCTGGCGGCCAGCAGCAGCGTGTGGCAATTGCGCGGGCGATTGTCAACAACCCGTCCATTGTGATGGCCGACGAACCCACCGGGAATCTGGATAGCAAATCGGGCGAGCAGATCATGGAGTTGTTGCTGAACTTGAACAAGGAGCGCGGCACCACCCTGATTATCGTCACTCACGATCCTGAAATTGCGGCGCTAACTGAGCGCGTGATTCAGATACGTGATGGCGTGGTGGAGAAAATATGAACTTTTGGCAATCTTTTGTTGAAGCCCTGGAGAGTCTTACCTCCAATAAGCTGCGTTCCGGCCTGACGATTTTGGGCATTGTGATCGGTGTAGGCGCGGTGATCGCCATGCTGGCAATTGGCGCCGGTGCGCAGAACTCAATCACCGGCGAAATTCAGGGCATTGGCACCAACTTGCTCTTCGTGTTCCGCGGTGGCGCTGAAGATGTGCGCAACCCCGAACCGCTGACTCTGGGTGATGCCGAAGCCATCGCCGATCCTTTTGCAGCGCCCTCTGTAGCCGGAGTTGCCCCCATTTTGCAAGGCAATGCGGAAGTGAGCTTTTCGGGTGAGAGTCAGGTGACCACACTCAATGGCGTCACACCGGATTATGAAGTTGTGCGCAATTACCGCGTCACTGAAGGCGAATTTATCTCCGAGACGCACATGCTGGGCCGTTCTGCTGTGGTGATTTTGGGCGTAGATGTGGCTGATAAGCTCTTTGGGCGTAAATCGGGCGTGGTCGGTGAGACCGTGCGTATCGAAGGCCAACCTTTCCGGGTGATTGGCGTACTCGAAGAAAAAGGCGGCGGCTCTTTCGGCAGCGAGGACGATCAGATGATTGTGCCCCTGACCACGGCGCAAGCGCGCCTGATCCGCCGCTCAACCAGCGACCGTGTAGATGTGATTTTCGTCGGGGCGGTCAGCGCGGAGGCGGTGCCGGACGCGGTGGATGAGATTTCCCAAATTTTGCGCATGCGCCATCGCACCGAAATCGCTCAGGATGATTTTACAATCTTCTCGCAGCAAGATTTCCTTGATGTAGCCTCCTCGATCACCGGTATTCTGACCATCTTTTTGGGCGGCATCGCGGGCATCTCGTTGTTGGTGGGCGGCATCGGGATTATGAATATCATGCTGGTATCCGTTGTGGAGCGCACCCGTGAGATCGGTTTGCGCAAGGCAATGGGCGCGCGCAAAATGGATATTCTTGTGCAGTTTCTCACCGAGTCGGCGTTGCTGAGTTTGTTCGGCGGCCTGATTGGTATTGGCCTGGGCTGGCTGATCTCCTTCATCGTTGGGCAGATTGCTGCAGCCAGTGATGCCAATATTGACCCGGTGATTGGCATGGACGCGGTGCTGCTGGCGACGCTCTTCTCGGCAGCGGTGGGTGTGTTCTTTGGCCTATATCCGGCTAATCGCGCTGCAAGCCTTGAACCCGTCGAAGCGTTGCGCTATGAGTGATCAATAAGAGAGAATTCCGAAAAAAGGGTGTGCATGGGGTGCTACGCACCCCATGCACACCCTTTTTTCGGCCCCCTTTGGTTCGAGCTTGTGTGGTGACTATGGAACGTAGAATGGTGAATAGTGTGTTTGGAAAGCATTTATATCAAGGATGGGGCGAATTTATGGCCGATCTTCGCTATATCATGGCGCGCCGCCCGTTGATGCGCGCGACGATGCGCGGCGGTTTGGTTTCGTTTGCTTTTCGGGAGCGCCTGATGATGACAGTCACGCAGGTGAATGGCTGTCGTTATTGCAGTTATTTCCATGCTAAAGAGGCTGCCAAAGCAGGCATCCCCGCGGAGGAACTGCGCACCCTGCTGGAGGGCCAGGTTCCGGCAGATTCGCCCGCCGATGAACTCCCCGCAATCGTTTATGCCCAACATTGGGCCGAGAGCAATGCCCAGCCCGCAGCGCAGGCTTTGGCACAGCTTGAGCAGGTTTATGGGATAGAGCGGGCCGAAGCAATCCACTTGGTGCTGCGCGTGATACGGGTGGGGAATCTCCTCGGGAATACCTGGGATTATGTGCTCTTTCGTTTGGGGCTGTTGAAGGTAGATACCGGCCTGGGCGCAGGATCAGCCTAGAGCGAGTCCCGCTGCGCCCGTTGGGGGCGCGTTTCATCCAATAATAAAGCGATCTGGAAACAGGTCGCTTTTTTTATTTAGCGGGTTGCTTTTGCCCGCAACCTTTACTATACTTGGATGCAGGAGCAGCGTGGTTATGGGAGGCAAACGGTAA
This genomic stretch from Chloroflexota bacterium harbors:
- a CDS encoding efflux RND transporter periplasmic adaptor subunit, with the translated sequence MKRIIIIVVVVAVLVGGVIGWQTYSRNKQQQELLASLETMPLEEGTLVASIGATGQVRSNQSALLAWKTSGTVDSVAVKVGDAVTVDTELAALEQTSLSQSVILAQADLVSAQRALDDLMYSDVQRSQALQAVEDAEQALEDLLNPELQQAQALQAIADADQAVENAERALSNVQNTASQADIDEAHADLVLVQDRLEKAQEDFAPYAGRPEDDLERANRQSALSAAQQNYDAAARKYNALSSIGSEIDIAEAQANLAVAQAQLTEAQREYERVKDGPTAADMALLEAQLADAQREWERLINGPPADDIAAAEARVAAAQATIDMAHIVAPFDGVITRVESKLGDLVDPGTLAFRVDDYSRLLVDLDVSEVDINKIAVGQQVTMNFDAVLAKEYFGDVVEVALVGTEVQGVVNFTVTVELQNIDEDIRPGMTSAVNIVIRQLEETLLIPNRSVRVVEGERVVYVLRNDGSIDKIVITLGSSSDMYSEIVAGDLKVGDEIIINPPRELTESGSTFGGPGGPPGMRPH
- a CDS encoding ABC transporter ATP-binding protein encodes the protein MTNNWVVEANQVTKVYTMGDVEVHALRGLSLKIGRGEVVSIMGPSGSGKSTLMNILGCLDRPTAGDYHLDSESVAQLDDDQLADIRNRKVGFVFQSFNLLPRATALANVELPLRYARDRSNRRQRARESLELVGLADRITHRPNELSGGQQQRVAIARAIVNNPSIVMADEPTGNLDSKSGEQIMELLLNLNKERGTTLIIVTHDPEIAALTERVIQIRDGVVEKI
- a CDS encoding FtsX-like permease family protein — its product is MNFWQSFVEALESLTSNKLRSGLTILGIVIGVGAVIAMLAIGAGAQNSITGEIQGIGTNLLFVFRGGAEDVRNPEPLTLGDAEAIADPFAAPSVAGVAPILQGNAEVSFSGESQVTTLNGVTPDYEVVRNYRVTEGEFISETHMLGRSAVVILGVDVADKLFGRKSGVVGETVRIEGQPFRVIGVLEEKGGGSFGSEDDQMIVPLTTAQARLIRRSTSDRVDVIFVGAVSAEAVPDAVDEISQILRMRHRTEIAQDDFTIFSQQDFLDVASSITGILTIFLGGIAGISLLVGGIGIMNIMLVSVVERTREIGLRKAMGARKMDILVQFLTESALLSLFGGLIGIGLGWLISFIVGQIAAASDANIDPVIGMDAVLLATLFSAAVGVFFGLYPANRAASLEPVEALRYE
- a CDS encoding winged helix-turn-helix transcriptional regulator, producing MSLTKTHAMQLGTLIKRMRSLRLMRIPPECELPPGLVAMLDWVANSPGCGVLELADGLGVTPPTVSVGVRRLMRDGWLESRQHPEDRRAKPLYITPKSETLLEHLRRFQSKVMHLFLAQLSEGEQETFLSLFDQAISAMEERLLDNSWKESEID
- a CDS encoding efflux RND transporter periplasmic adaptor subunit, which produces MNRKWLFIILGVVVLVAAVFFWLRQAGLRQQATLFDSLTTEPISRGELVASIEADGVVRSEQSAELVWSIAGEVAEVLRQVGDEVKVGDVLAVLDETSLPQNIILAQADLIAAQQALDDLLNTQTQQAQALKVIQDAEDALEDAHNPAMVQAQAQAIIAVAERQLESIQLQYDILMTPPSQSSIQQVYDNILLTQEMIKDLEDQVADLEKTLQRAVFHPFESLIAYKQAYASASAELARQQARLLNLQYRYEELHLPPDLSDVATAEAALAAAQAQLADAQRQWARVKDGATPGEIAVLEAQLADAQREYERVKDGPTADDIAAAEARVAAAQAIIGKSQLRTPIDGVITQVEIRPGDQVNNGTLAFRIDKLAHLLVDVQVSELDINRTVIGQSVLLTFDAIFAAEYHGVVMAISPVGNIEAGLVSFDVTIEVVDPDAAVRPGMSTTAKIEVSRVADALLVPNAALRTLDGQRVVYVFGGDTSLEDTGNLTGPAPSIPGAQPVPITIGQSSGTYSEIVAGDLKENDLVVLNPPSEWLLNP
- a CDS encoding carboxymuconolactone decarboxylase family protein, with the translated sequence MADLRYIMARRPLMRATMRGGLVSFAFRERLMMTVTQVNGCRYCSYFHAKEAAKAGIPAEELRTLLEGQVPADSPADELPAIVYAQHWAESNAQPAAQALAQLEQVYGIERAEAIHLVLRVIRVGNLLGNTWDYVLFRLGLLKVDTGLGAGSA
- a CDS encoding NAD(P)-dependent oxidoreductase encodes the protein MTQAIPSEFLALDRKDRAHKPFYHLSLRKPEDRVLDFNDVVIPFDAERAQIEASRCIHCPDPAPCMVACPTHNDIPSAMWLIENGEFIKAAELYRKTSALPEICSRVCPHEQLCEGSCVLNKDHHPVLTGILEAFAVEYAREHAGVVLPAGEPTGKKVAVIGAGPAGLGCAEYLVQQGYGVTIFESKPASGGLLTYGIPNFKIPKEIVFERIEDFKKAGVEFVFNTFIGKDKTIDELFAEGYDAVFIGIGSQIDAPLKAEGADLPGVYLATEFLIRANVKEELLPDDLKDSLEIGEKVIVVGGGDTASDALRSALRMGSKEVTCIYRRTENEMPGSAKDRTMAREEGAVYQFLTQPIKFIAGEDGHLAAVECLRMELGEPDESGRRRPVNIEGSNFIIEADTAVLALGYWPDEIIGKTTPDLETYNWGLVKIDSETGATSRPGVFAGGDAATGPDLVVTAMVGGRKAAEAIDKYLTHK
- the gyrA gene encoding DNA gyrase subunit A, whose amino-acid sequence is MDYGTIRSVDINQQMRSAYLDYAMSVIVARALPDARDGLKPVHRRILYAMYDMGIRATGSYKKSARIVGEVLGKYHPHGDQAVYDSMARMAQDFSLRYMLVDGQGNFGSIDGDSPAAMRYTEARMGKLAEELLTDIDKDTVDFTDNFDGSLQEPSVLPARLPNMLLNGASGIAVGMATNIPPHNINELVAALTYVIDHYEDFDNVTIEDLLTIMPGPDFPTGGTIVGDEGIRQAYGTGRGRIILRGKAIIEEMNGGKHRIIIGEIPYQLNKTTLIERIATLAREGKLDEISDLRDESDRNGMRIVIELKRTAYPRKVLNQLYKYTPLQSTFGVQMLALVNGEPRMLPLKRTLHIYIEHRLDVITRRTQFELNKAKARAHILEGLTIALANLDAVIQTIRESKDVETAKERLITRFKLSALQAQAILDMQLRRLAALERQKIEDEYKALQERIAHLEDLLAHPKKMLLLIKEDLAEIGQKYRDERRTNIIPEASGDLSMEDLVGDEAVLVSITERGYVKRVDAITYRSQKRGGRGVIGHTTREEDEVVMMFPARTLETILFFSDRGKVYAAKTYDIPDAGRTAKGISMVNVLSIAPGETITAAVAVPDFEVAKYCTMVTRLGKIKRVALSEFASVRPSGLIAMGLADDDELGWVRLTNGNEELIIITTHGQALRFAETELRPMGRPAQGVNGINLRGEDRVIGMEVVEPGGDLLVVTTKGYGKRTSLDEYAPKGRATMGNLTIDKNALSIIGLIAAARVVQPNEDQLTFISANGIVMRTNAAAISQFTRATRGVQIMNLEADDTVVSVARFAEADLLMAEAA